In Myxocyprinus asiaticus isolate MX2 ecotype Aquarium Trade chromosome 46, UBuf_Myxa_2, whole genome shotgun sequence, a single window of DNA contains:
- the LOC127435701 gene encoding uncharacterized protein LOC127435701, which produces MEVDSQSLPVLLTTTTPPTPPAVSSTPPEIPPPASPSASSETLPPVVPPAPPETPSASSDTTQTSPEPPSAPTPAALPPETQFPEPAAAPPTLPPAVFSPEPPTTPPPVALPPETQFPKRPLAPPPETQTSAAPAVLPTPPTATPSESQIPASSAALPAPHSALPPETQLPEPTVPLPLGLHHPVTPPPDPLPVPSWCPDPQPVAFLVPPPKPPDTVPFLEPPPKPPDPSPFLEAPPWPPDSPPAPPWPYNYLSLGMGGGRGGGGVLSPSFHVHGLLV; this is translated from the coding sequence atggaAGTCgattcccagtcgctgccagtgctcctgacCACGACGACTCCGCCCACTCCTCCAGCTGTTTCCTCCACTCCTCCTGAGATTCCTCCTCCAGCATCTCCATCCGCCTCTTCTGAAACTCTTCCTCCTGTGGTTCCGCCCGCTCCTCCTGAGACTCCATCCGCCTCTTCTGATACTACTCAAACGTCTCCTGAGCCACCTAGTGCTCCAACCCCTGCGGCTCTGCCTCCAGAGACTCAGTTCCCTGAGCCTGCTGCGGCTCCACCCACTCTGCCTCCTGCAGTGTTTTCTCCTGAGCCACCTACTACTCCACCCCCTGTGGCTCTGCCTCCAGAGACTCAATTCCCTAAACGTCCTCTGGCTCCTCCTCCTGAGACTCAAACCTCTGCTGCTCCAGCGGTTCTGCCCACTCCACCTACGGCTACACCTTCTGAGTCTCAAATCCCTGCTTCTTctgcggctctgcccgctccacaTTCAGCTCTGCCTCCTGAGACTCAACTCCCTGAACCAACTGTGCCTCTACCCCTGGGTCTTCACCACCCTGTGACACCTCCCCCTGACCCCCTGCCAGTTCCATCCTGGTGTCCTGATCCTCAGCCAGTTGCCTTTCTGGTGCCACCTCCCAAACCGCCAGACACCGtacccttcctggagccacctcccAAACCACCGGACCCCTCTCCCTTCCTGGAggctcctccctggcctcctgatagTCCGCCAGCTCCACCTTGGCCTTACAACTATCTGTCCTTGGGCATGGGGGGTGGGAGGGGTGGAGGGGGAGTTCTGTCACCATCCTTTCATGTTCACGGACTCTTAGTTTGA
- the tnni4b.3 gene encoding troponin I4b, tandem duplicate 3 yields MCILCVCIVCVSPRKPKITASRRLFLKTKILNKTSTLLVEEKEQKKIERERTLNERAPPLKLSELSIQDLQNLCKEVHQKIDVVDEERYDTQAKVSKSEKEIADLNHKISDLKGKMKRPALKRVRVSADAMLGALLGAKHKESIDFKANLKTVKKEEEKKEEVNDWRKNVDAMSGMEGRKKLFAGPNAQ; encoded by the exons atgtgcatactgtgtgtgtgtatcgttTGTGTTAGTCCG AGAAAGCCAAAGATTACCGCATCTCGTCGGTTATTCTTAAAG ACCAAAATACTGAACAAGACCAGCACATTGCTGGTGGAAGAGAAGGAACAGAaaaagattgagagagagagaacactcaATGAGAGAGCTCCTCCACTCAAACTGTCTGAACTATCTATACAGGACTTACAG AATCTGTGCAAAGAAGTACATCAGAAAATTGATGTTGTGGATGAGGAACGATATGACACTCAAGCTAAAGTTTCCAAAAGTGAAAAGGAG ATTGCAGATTTGAACCACAAAATCTCCGACCTTAAGGGTAAAATGAAAAGACCTGCCCTGAAGAGAGTGAGGGTGTCTGCTGATGCCATGCTTGGTGCCCTGCTCGGTGCCAAACACAAAGAATCAATTGACTTCAAGGCAAACCTTAAGACAGTGAAGAAAGAAGAGGAAAAG AAAGAGGAAGTAAATGACTGGCGTAAAAATGTGGATGCTATGTCAGGCATGGAGGGCAGGAAGAAGTTGTTTGCAGGACCAAATGCTCAATAA
- the LOC127436034 gene encoding bisphosphoglycerate mutase-like — protein sequence MSKYKLFLLRHGEGAWNKENRFCSWVDQKLSENGVVEAQECGRLLKKHGYQFDQVFTSILTRSIQTACLVLEAMGQEWVPVTKSWRLNERHYGALIGLNRAEMALIHGEEQVKLWRRSYDITPPPIDELHPYYAEIYNDRRYSTCDIPKEELPKTESLKEVLDRLLPYWNDVIVPVIKSGQTVLISAHGNSCRALLKHLEGISEKDIVCVTLPTGVPVLLELDEDLRPVKPRQLLGDQAKIQAAIKKISGHHSVALQGPTELRYSSKNLRLCLAEERKSYTSGMA from the exons ATGTCCAAATACAAACTTTTTCTGCTCAGGCATGGCGAAGGGGCCTGGAACAAGGAGAACCGCTTCTGCAGCTGGGTTGACCAGAAACTGAGCGAGAACGGGGTGGTGGAAGCCCAAGAGTGTGGTAGGCTCTTGAAAAAACATGGATACCAGTTTGATCAAGTTTTTACCTCCATACTGACCCGTTCCATCCAGACAGCCTGTTTGGTCCTGGAGGCCATGGGCCAAGAATGGGTCCCAGTCACAAAATCCTGGAGGTTGAATGAACGACATTATGGTGCCCTGATTGGCCTTAATCGGGCTGAGATGGCATTGATCCATGGTGAGGAACAGGTTAAACTGTGGAGGCGTAGTTATGACATCACTCCACCCCCAATTGATGAGTTACATCCCTATTATGCTGAAATTTATAACGACCGTAGATACAGTACGTGTGATATTCCGAAAGAGGAACTGCCCAAAACAGAAAGTCTAAAGGAGGTGTTGGACAGACTTCTACCATACTGGAATGATGTCATTGTACCGGTGATCAAGAGTGGCCAAACTGTCCTCATCTCTGCACATGGCAATAGCTGCAGGGCCTTGCTTAAACATTTGGAag GTATATCAGAAAAAGACATTGTCTGTGTAACATTGCCCACCGGAGTACCAGTCTTACTGGAGCTGGATGAGGATCTTCGACCCGTCAAGCCACGTCAGCTCTTGGGTGACCAAGCTAAAATTCAGGCAGCTATCAAAAAG atttctggtcatcattcagttgcattgcaaggaccaacagagctgagatattcttctaaaaatcttcgtttgtgtttggcagaagaaagaaagtcatacacatctgggatggcatga